In Flavobacterium sp. GSB-24, the genomic window TTATTCCGCAGAGATACAAAAAGAAAAACACAGAGATTCGCAAAAGTATTATTTTAAACTTTGCGAATCTTTGTGCTATCTTAGCGAATCTTTGTGAAACTCTATAAAATGAAAATAGGCCTTTACTTCGGAACGTATAATCCAATTCATGTTGGTCATTTGATCATTGCCAATCACATGGCCGAGTTTGCAGATTTAGATCAGATTTGGATGGTGGTTACACCTCATAATCCGTTAAAAAAGAAAGCGACTCTTCTAGATGATCATCATCGTTTGCAAATGGTTTATCTGGCAACGGAAGATTATCCGAAAATTAAACCATCAGATATTGAGTTCAAGTTACCTCAGCCCAATTATACGGTAATTACTTTAGCTCATTTACAAGAGAAATATCCCAATCATGAATTTTCTTTGATAATGGGCGAAGATAATTTGAAAACGCTTCATAAGTGGAAAAACTATGAAGTGATTCTCGAAAATCATGACATTTATGTTTATCCGCGTATTTCAGATGAACCTGAGAACACCGAATTAAAATCACATCCAAAAATTCATGTAATCGATGCGCCAATTGTAGAGATTTCTTCGACTTTTATTCGAAACAGCATTAAAGAAGGTAAAAATATTCAGCCTTTACTTCCTCCAAAAGTTTGGGAATATATCGATCATAATAATTTTTATAAAAAATAAATGCTTTTTTCTGCTTCTATTTTTATCCCTGTAAAGCCAAATGGATTTAATTTAACTCGATCAGAAAAAATTTGTTGGTATTCTTTAGCAGGACTTTTGATATATGGATTTCCATTTTTACTACTTGAAAATTATTATGCTTATAGATTCCCTCAATGGGTTTATTACCCAACATTACTTGCTTTTCTGATAAATTTCAGCAGTTATTTTATTCGATCAACGGAATTTGAAAACCTCAATGGCTATTTTGAAGGAACAATTTCATTTAATGAAGAATTTCTAACTGTTAATGAGGTCGATTATAAATATTCAGAATTAGAAAATTTAATGATTTATGGAAACTCTTTCTCTGGAGAGAAAACGGAGAATTACAGGTATGGGCCAATGTATGGAAATGGTGTCAAAAATTTAATTTCCTTTACGTATAACGAATATAAAATTGAAAAACATTTTCAGTTAAACTCAGAACGACATCTTGATGAATTGCAAAATACTTTGATTCATATCATTACTCAGGAAAAAATTCCTTTCAAAAAAGAACATTTAGATTTTATAAATGAAGAACATAGGTCGTATATTCTTTTCGAATTTTTAATTGGAAAATTGATTGAAAAGAAAAAAATTAACTATAGAGAAGGTCTCAGTTTTGTAAAATTTAATTCAAATAAAGATGTTCAGGAATTTAAAGCAAAATATTGTAACTAAATTTTCAATCTTTTCATTCCGACGAAGGAAAAATCTTCGCGAGAAACTTTACAAAGATTGGTTTTTCGTTGCGGAGCTACTTATGGAGATTTCTCCTTCGTCGAAATGACAAACAGAGCCATATAAAAAAATCCTAAAAAAAGCCTGAATTTAAAATTCAGGCTTTTTGCTATAATTAAGCTTCAACACTTACTTCATTTTTTACTCTTGTTCTAATTTCACTTAGCGATTGATCGATTAAAAGTTTTCCGTCTCTGAAAACCTCTTTCAATTCACCTTGTTTTTCTTCTTCCCAAGAAACATTATCTGTTAGATGATACTTGCCATCGATTAAATCAATTTTCATTAATCCTTTGGCAGATTTTTTAGTTCCGTCATCAGTAATTGGATCTTTGAAGATGGCTCTTCCCTCTCCGTTTACTTCTCCGTAAGTTGCTTTCATGGCAAATCCGAAAGTATCTCTAGTATTATACTGGTAGGTAAAAGATCCAATTCCTAAAACTACATTGGTAGAAGCAAAACCTTTTGCTTTTAATCTTTCGCAGATTTGAGTCGCTCTTGCCACTGTAATGCTATCACCATAAATTGCTCCAATTTGCGGAACTAATTCTTTAAAGCCTTTGTCATTTGTAGTTCCTCCAAAAACATCCCAAAGCAATTCGATAACGCCTTTTTTCTCTTGTTCTGTTCTTCCATTCGGATTTCCGCAAATAATATCCACTGGATCACCGCTGTCAGGACGAATTACGACTTTACCTTCTCTTGAAACAATTTCTTCTTTTAATCTTGGAAGATAATCGGTTAAAACTTTCCATAAATCCCAAGTATCAGAAACGATAGAAACGATTCCTTTTGGATATACTTCTGTAATTAATCTTTTAAATGTTTCATACTCGCCTTCTGTAGTTCCCATGCACATTACAGAATGTTCTGTTGCGGCAACTGAACCTGCTACAAGTTCTAAATCTGAATTGGCATTATAATATTCTTCGAGAAAATCGATTACTGGAATCGTATCAGAACCTGTGAAATTTAATAAATGTCCAGCTGCTGATGTTATTGCCGCTTCTATTCCGCCCATTCCTCGCATTGAGAAATCGTGTGCCTGCCAATCTACAAATTCTGGCACAGAAGAAGTTTCTGCTGCATATTTATCTAGAACCTTTCTGTATTCTTTTGCAATTGTCGCTGAATTACAAGGAAGCCAAACCACTGCAGAAAGTAATGTTTCGAAATAATTGGTCAACCAGAAAAACTCTGGAATTGTATTGTACATCGTAAACATTGGCACTCTCAAAGGAACACTTGCTCCTTCTGGTAAAGCTTTAAAAACCATCGGAATATATCCTAAATCGTGTAAATCTTCAATATGTTTTGTACCAACTTGGTTTTCGCCTAAATAATTATTGATTCTGCGTGCGTATTTTTGAACTACTTCTTCTTTTGATTTTTTGAAGAAATACTCTTCAAAGTCATGAATAATATATTTTTTGATGAAATACTGCAATCCGAAAAACACAACCTCATCAAGACCTTCAATTCTTGATTTTCGTGGTGTCCAGTTAGAATATACTAATGTTGTTCCATCTGGGTACTGTCTTCTGTGGTCAACTTTGTAACCATCTGTTAATAATAGTGGGTTCATATATTTTTTATTATAGTTTTAAATGTTCATATAGTGTATCAAATTCTAAAGACAAATTCAAATATTCCTGAATCCAGTCATTTTGCATAGAGATTTCTTGTAAAGTTCCGGTTGGCGCAAATAAGTGCCGAAAAAATTCCAGACCTTGTTCATTATTATTTTCAACCAATTTAGAATTTAAATCTATTTCGGCAATTAATTCTTCTATAGAATTATAAGATGTCCACATTAAATCGGTATCAGCTGTAATTTTAGATTTAATTAGTTCAATTAGTTTTAGTACTTCACTCATTTCAAAGCTTATTTATTTCTTCCTTTCTCGTTAGGATACAATGTCTGCATGACATCACTCTGCCAAAATTCTTTCGTTTGAACATCCATACAGCTTAATTTTCCGTAAAAACCAGCTCCAGTATCAATATTCCAGACATTACAGCCTTTCATAGGAATTTCGACATCATAATGAAGCGTT contains:
- a CDS encoding nicotinate phosphoribosyltransferase is translated as MNPLLLTDGYKVDHRRQYPDGTTLVYSNWTPRKSRIEGLDEVVFFGLQYFIKKYIIHDFEEYFFKKSKEEVVQKYARRINNYLGENQVGTKHIEDLHDLGYIPMVFKALPEGASVPLRVPMFTMYNTIPEFFWLTNYFETLLSAVVWLPCNSATIAKEYRKVLDKYAAETSSVPEFVDWQAHDFSMRGMGGIEAAITSAAGHLLNFTGSDTIPVIDFLEEYYNANSDLELVAGSVAATEHSVMCMGTTEGEYETFKRLITEVYPKGIVSIVSDTWDLWKVLTDYLPRLKEEIVSREGKVVIRPDSGDPVDIICGNPNGRTEQEKKGVIELLWDVFGGTTNDKGFKELVPQIGAIYGDSITVARATQICERLKAKGFASTNVVLGIGSFTYQYNTRDTFGFAMKATYGEVNGEGRAIFKDPITDDGTKKSAKGLMKIDLIDGKYHLTDNVSWEEEKQGELKEVFRDGKLLIDQSLSEIRTRVKNEVSVEA
- the nadD gene encoding nicotinate (nicotinamide) nucleotide adenylyltransferase — its product is MKIGLYFGTYNPIHVGHLIIANHMAEFADLDQIWMVVTPHNPLKKKATLLDDHHRLQMVYLATEDYPKIKPSDIEFKLPQPNYTVITLAHLQEKYPNHEFSLIMGEDNLKTLHKWKNYEVILENHDIYVYPRISDEPENTELKSHPKIHVIDAPIVEISSTFIRNSIKEGKNIQPLLPPKVWEYIDHNNFYKK